AATCATaactgtggccagtgccccctgactagctcccattctggtgccacataaaacgcaTCATCCGAACATGGTCTATGCCAGTGtcctctgactggctcctgtgccagtggcacgtaaaaagcacactATGAACGTGATAAATGCCAGGAACGCCTGACTGGtctccatgccggtggcacataaaaagcaccatctaaacGTAGCCGATGctagtacccactgactggctcccataccagtggcacataaaatgcactatccgaatgtgattgatgccaggcccacctgactagttcctgtgccggtggcatgtaaaaagcacccactacactctcggagtggttggcattaggaagggcatccagctgtagaaacattgccagatcagattggagcctggtgcagccgctggctctcccaACCATGGTCAgactgtacaacccatgccagcgtggaaaacagacgttaaatgatgatgatgatatatgacaagcttctgcACAGAGTATTGGGCaatataaaactataatagaACACACTTATCCAAGGTGACCCACATTGGAATCAAACCGAGAACCATTtggttgtaaagtgaacttcttaatcacacagacatacctgtgtctatttatttacatagaatatttatatactgtttgtacTGAATTGTATTTTATTGGAGTTGAGAACAGTGTCAGTTataaatgactatatatgtatatgtgaaggcgcatggctcagtggttagaatgttgggctcacaatcatgaggtagtgattttgattcctggactgggctgtgttgaattcttgagcaaatcactttatttaactttgctccagttcactcagctgtagaaatgagttgtgatatcactggtgccaagctgtatcggcctttgcctttcccttgaatacatcaatggcatggagaggTGGGGCTGGTATACaagggtaactgctggtcttccataaacaaccttgcccggacttgtgccttggaagggaactttttaggtacaatcccatggttgttcatgaccgaagtgggttTTTACCCTTTTATGTATATGCAGTTgtagacatacatctttaatttAGCTGTGGAATAGAGCCCTTGGGTTAGACCACAAGTTTATTTTTTGGCAACTTGGAATGAGTATTTAGCTGACTAGTTTTACTGTCCTTTTGCCAAATATAAATAACAGAGAGTAACTCATTAAAAGGGAAACCAGCTTCTGCCAGGCGCAACTCATTTAGATAATGCATTAAGGTTGACAGTTTGATACTAATTACTAGAGTATTAATACTACcaattacaaataaaaatctatacagtgccatatttatatgtattttgggATGACAGATCTCATTTCACAGGAAActaaatgcatacagatatcatcatcatcatcatcatcatcgtttaacgtctgctttccatgctagcatgggttggacgatttgactgaggtacatctttattcatatattgtgtacataccctttttctttcattatcaaTTGCAGTGAAGAAAGCAATTGTTTAAATCTTATTGAAGGTCTTCTTGAATCAAAATGATTAAATATTGATGTAATGTTGTAGAATTTGAAAGGTTGGAAGTCAATATATTGCAGAAACACTCAAAGAGAGAAGATAAATGAATTTAGATTCATTTTGGAGTAGCACTAAATGATGGAACATATTTGATGTTAATAGTTGTTCCTGATAAAAACTATTTCTTAATTCTAAAGAATGTTttagtttcttttaaaaaatataggcTTACAAGAGAGGTCAATCAGAAACAATGAtataactgatttttaaaaacttttatttcaGCATGTGTAGTTTGCAGCTATTTATGAATTTTAGTTTGGTACTGTCCCTCTCTGCTGCATGTCTGAATACACAAAAGATGGATAACACTGTGTTTTCCTCTGAGTAACCTAAGAAACTTGGTACACAAGATTTaagttttaaaattacttttttaaGCCCATTTATTgattgaatatttcttttcaatgttgACAGGattttattcagctttattttttATCCCTTCAGACTaccaaagtttttttgtttttttttttaagactctTAACACATATTACTTTGAAGCTaacttgtatattattttatcatttaggGCAAAGGTTCTGATTACTTAGTATTATGGCTAGATTGTGATAAAGAAGGTGAGAATATCTGCTTTGAAGTCATTGATGCTGTTCTTCCTGTTATGAAGAGGAATTCTGACAaggtaatacaaaaatatatttcattagattTTCTAATTCTGCTTACCTCAGCTTACATGGCAGAGAATATCTTCTTCTGTATCCCATGCATGTTATTAAAGTATCCGATTGTAAATACTCATTCCACTCTTGCTAGCTTGGAAAAAATGGATAAAGTAAACTAATGAAGTATGTCAATTATACATAAATGAGAAAACTAAAACTGGATTTGGAGTAGAACTTTAGAAGTTGGGTTTTAGacataaaattgaaataactACTTAGATGCCACTATTTCTGAATATATTGTGTCCACCACAAACTTCATGTAACTCACTTGAATGATATAAGCTATAACTCTGCTTCAAGATGAGCAGTACATCCTTGTTCTTATTAGCTTACAACAGCTTTCACATAACCCTTCTATGTAAGTCATGAGATTTTTCCTGTCTCGCATACATGTGTACttggtacacatacacatgcagattaATCAATGTTACTACTTGCcagcatttactcttttacttgtttcagtcatttgactgtggccatgctggagtatcgcctttagtcgagcaaattgaccccaggacttattctctggaagcctagtacttattctatcggtctcttttgctggaccgctaagttacggggacgtaaacaccagcatcggttgtcaagcgatgttggggggacaaatgtatacacacacatacataNNNNNNNNNNNNNNNNatatatacatttacacgacaggcttctttcagtttccgtctaccaaatccactcacaaggctttggtcggcccgaggctatagtagaagacatttgcccaagatggcacgcagtgggactgaaccgagaactatgtggttggtaagcgagctacttaccacacagccactcctgcgccttttgttttatttaaataaagtttACAATGTTTTGTTGTAAATGAACTGCCTTCTGAACATTCTTTATTCACGCTTATTAAAAAGGACATTGAAATGGATTCTATCCATGAGTGAATCCATGTCAAAGGAAGAGAGGTTGCTTCTGTGCTGTCAAATCTGCAATTATGGTATCATCTAGCtgtttccatttttaaaaatttttaaccTTCCAGCTTTTACAAAGGAATATGagtgttaaattaataataagttttcttttttccagaACATATACCGTGCTCACTTTAGTGCTATCACAGAATCAGATGTGAAGCGAGCTATGAATAACTTGGGCACACCTAATGAGAATGAAGCAATGTCAGTTGATGCCAGACAAGAGTTAGATCTGCGAGTTGGTTGTGCCTTCACTCGATTCCAAACCAAATTCTTTCAggtatattatgatataaatcaAATGAACAGAattttacttttatcagtaataaTTTATGCAAGACTTTCTCAAGAACCAAATGTCATCAAACCAACCATTCACTTCAATAGCTGGTCTCTTTTTGTTGAGTATGCATAGAATAAGTAGTTTCTCTTCCACACATTTTCCTTTTGTAATAACATTTCCAAGACTCTTTCTTCCCAGTGTcagaagttattttctttttgtgactTCTTACCTTTCTTTCTTAACACATTAACTCCACCTAAAATAGTCTTTCCAGAAAGTTCTCACATTTATGGattgaagaaatttaaaattattaattaatttacttaattGCTCTTCTAATTTATCTATTGTATGGCATAATCCTCTTATGAAAACTTCttgtattaaacatttaaaatttgatttgttaAGTAGGATGCATCTTTTACAGGGCAAGTATGGCAATTTGGATAGCACTTTAGTGTCATATGGTCCTTGTCAATCACCTACATTGGGCTTCTGTGTGGAGCGGCATGATAAAATCCAATCATTTAAACCTGAAACCTATTGGATCATTAATGTACAGGTAAATCCTTTATCTTGTATGAATGTTTCATTTCTTATTGTCTTTGTGTTATTGGTATCACAGTGACATGAACTGATGctataactaaatattttaacaagctCCATATTGCATTTCAATAAAAGATCCACATACTTCAGTCaaatattttaaggaaaattACTCACATCCAAACATAATTGTTACATTCTGGTTTCTGAATGAAGTATAAAGTTCATCAATGCATATTTGATATGAgggttttacatacatacatatttaggtcaccaccttgaagtatttagtagaacaaattgaccccagtacttacttatttaaagtctggtacttattctattggtcttttttttccaaaatgctaagttagagcattgtaaacaaactaacaccagtggtcaagtggtgatggagcacaagcacacacacacacacatatgtagatataaacatagatacaatgggcgtctttcagtttttgtctgccaaatccacccatgaagctttggttggtccacagctttagtagaagactgaacctggaaccacatatTCTAAAACTGAAGCAATATGGAGAAGATAAGCATGGCCCTAAGCAAGGATATGTAAATTTGTGAAGCATTCCATATCTTTTTTATGATGATATTATCATTAAGATGATGAACTGGCAAAGTGATTAACATATcaaacgaaatgcttagtggcatttttccccaagtctttatattctgaatttaaattctcctgaggtcaactttgcctttcatccttttgcagtcagtaaaataagtacctgttgagcactggagttgatgaacTGAACTAACACacatccccaaaattgctggccttgtgccaaaattttaagccattattattgttgtaaaggcagcgagctagcagaaacgttagaatgctgggtaaaatgcttagtggtatttcatctatcgctatgttctgagttcaaattccactgtagtcgactttgcctttcatcctttcagggttgataaatcaagtaccagctgagtactggggtcgatgtaatcaactatccccctccccaaaatttcaggccttgtgcctatagtagaaagggttgttgTCATTGATTGACCAATACTGTCTGGGTAAAATTGGTAGATGGGAGCTGTAGGAAGCTCAttacgtgtgattgtgtgtgtgagtttgtcttgATATGTATGCGTATTGATTGTAAGCATGACCTACTCTTCATTGTTTGCAGTCCACTGTGAAAGTGTATCCAGCCTTGTTGACATGTGCACACTGATTGTAAACAAGAGCTTCACCATTCATACAAATGGTGTCACTTATTTTGCAGTCCCCTGCAAAATCATGGCCagactgttttgtttttcagtagTCTGAGacattatcttgcttggaaacaaacgAGGGTTGATATTGGGAAGGGCATTAGGCTGTAGAAAACACTGCCTCAATGTCATCTTACTTGATTAAAACAATGATAGTATTGACAACACTGTCACCGCCAAGGAGGTGAAGGAGCAAAACGAAAGAGGTGAATTTGCTGTTTCTGTATTTTAGATCTAATCAATCAAAGCTAACCGGAGTTACtcaataattaattaacatttatgaaaatatatacttagatactCTATTtctacatcatttaatgtcttgttATTTTGCTCATTTTCTTCCAGTGAGTGCCTTGTCTACTGTCCAATTATTTAAACAAGTATCTTTTTTATATCATAGGTGGCTCATCCTGATGGCAAAAATGTCCATGTTGACTGGGAACGATATCGTGTGTTTGATAAAGAAGTTGTACAGATGTTCCTTTCCATGATCAAATCTGCTGATTCAGCCAggtttgattatttctttttatttttggatttctttaactttttataatgatattcagtaataataataacactggttTACAGAATATTCTTTTGCTCTGAGGCAAGGATGTGAATAAGTgttttttactaattttgataTGGTAAATTCAATTTTTGAAcagtttttctctatcacatcatcatcatttaacgtctgttttccatgctggcatgagttggacagtttgactgaggtctggaaagccaggaggctgcaccaggctccaatctgatctggcaaggtttctacagctggatgcccttcctaacgccaaccactccaagagtgtagtgggtgctttttacatgctactggcacaggagccagtcaagaggcactggcatcggccacatttggatggtgctttttacatgtcactggcgcgaggagccagtctggcagtactggcaatgacccTTGCATgaatgatctgagttcaaattccaccaagatgaacttttcctttcatcctttcggggtcgataaattaagtaccagttgtatactggggttgatctactCGACTGTCCTCCCTCCCcccaaagttcaggccttgtgcctaaagtagaaaggattgttactattatcattattgtttaactgtAATAACAAATTTTACAATGAACTACTTCAAGATTATTATCttgtattgtttataattaatttctcAAAGTAATAATGGAGTTCAGCTATgacaaaagaaagataaacagCTAGAGAGTTTGCTTTCACATATCCTATTTCAATTATActgcatataaattcaaaatataatgtgtttatttcatctgttacaaaagcatattacagaaaaaaaaacagcatagatACAGAGCATTGAGAGAACTAAATTTCTTggataatacaatacacacaaaccaTAGTACTGCAGACAGTTAGAAGTGAGTTTTTGTGGATGATCTTGTGAACTTTGCCTCCGAGATGTCATACAAGAGCATCCCACAAAAGTCCCCCATCATGCTGAGGTTCCACTTGCCTTGGTAGTTGCTCTCCATCTTAGTAATATCTTGGTGGGACCTTTCTCCATGCTCATCACTGTCTGCTCTGAGCTTCATGGGGAAGAAGTTGAGGTGGGAGTGGAGAAAGTGAATTTTGAGTGACATTCGGCATCCTATATCCTCATAAGACTGTAACAACTTCTCGATACACTCTTGGTAATCTAGTACTTGTGTTTGCCTCAATTTCTCTGTAAACCAGTGTAATGTTAGGTTTAATGTTATGAGTatcatttgaaaataaagattGTATAGATTTCTATGTACATTGAATACTTTCTCTtattaatttaattgattaaagTACTtctaaaattaatgataaaagtaaatattatattaaaatttgtttgttttttttctctttctttcctttattagAGTGTATGATGTGATTAAGAAAGAGAAGACCAAATCTCATCCCCAGGCTTTAAACACAGTTGAAATGCTTCGGATTGCAAGTTCTGCGTTGGGTAAAATTCTATTTATACTAAAACTTACTCAGTGAGTAACATTACTATTTAAGGCACAAttagaaatagaagtgaaaatTTTTAATTGCAAATTAATGTTGTGTTTCCTAACTTTTCTTTCTATAGGTATGAGTCCCCACCATACCATGCAAATTGCTGAACGATTGTATACCCAAGGCTATATCAGTTACCCAAGAACAGAAACGACACACTATCCCGCAAACTTTGACCTCGTGtaagaaaacataaatacaactttatagtttataaaaatatatggttTATAAATTGACAGGATAAAGATAGAATGTTGCAGCCTTGACTCAacaatattttccttgttttcttcatGGTCTTAGACTATTAATCAAAAATCTTAATCCTTCAAAGTATATTACAGAGCCTTTTCTCATATCTAAGAGTGTCTCTGTTTAGAATAGAACATATTTCTCATGTTATTTGtatctatttttcaatgttagCATAGGGTGGATTTGTTTTTTACAAATTTAGGCATTTGGTTGAATTTGATAAATTATCAAGTTAAATTGTGGAAGCTGCAGTCAACAAGATAAACTGTAGTTTTTAAGTCTGATGTTTATTCTGTCATCTGCCAGACACTAAATaatggagatgtaaacaagctGACTCTGGTTGTCACACCCATGTGCATGACaagtttccacacaatttccgtttaccaaattcactcataaggcattgattggctattgtagaagacacgtACCTATGGTACtgtactgtgggactgaacttgaaaccacatggttgcaaagcaagcttcttaaccacatagtcataCCTATAAGTGCAATTGCTTTGCACATGAAACAAAAAATCTTATTGGAAATTTGATTTCAGTAGAATAGCCATTTTATTCATACAGTCATTGTGAGTCTAGTAATTAAGGAAAATATGTAAGTTTGCAGAGCCAACTATCCCGTATTGTTGAAAATATGCTTTGGAGAGGCAGTCATATTCTGGAGATGATGAGATCAATTATACTCTTTCTGAAAAACATGTGCCCTTGTACttaatatttgaaatcattactttaatatttatcaataatatttgCCAGTACTTATAGATGATTGAATTAATTGCAGTCTTTCTGGTTTTTTCATCATGTAAAAATTTTCAGTATTTCATTACTGTAACCTCTTGTCTCATGAGATCACTTTCTACTTTAGTGGTACCTTACGGCAGCAAACCAACAGCTCCCAGTGGGGTTCTTATGTTAAAGACCTTTTAAAGCAAGGAATTCAGAAACCAAGGTATGAATTTTTTATCATTACTTTTTACTTcttatatactgtattttaaggGTATGAGAGTTATTGGTGTCAGGAAGACCCAAAAGGTATCAGGTAAACGCTAAGttagtgctatggatagaccatggtTAAGCTCCAGGCTtgataatgatacgagtgaggagtccaACATGGgttatgtattagtatgtatatgtatatatccatgtgtgtatacatattcagaggcgcaatggcccagtggttagtgcagcggaatcacggtcataggatcgcggtttcgattcccagactgggcgttgtgagtgcttattgagcaaaaacaccaaaagctccacgaggctccggcaggggatggtggcgaaccctgctgtattctttcaccacaactttctctaactcttacttcctgtttctgttgtgcctgtaattcaaagggtcagccttgccacactgtgtcacgctgaatatctccaagaactacgttaagggtacatgtgtctgtggagtgctcagccacttgcacgttaatttcacgagcaggctgttccgttgatcggatcaactggaaccctcgatgtcgtaagcgacggagtgccaacaacaacaatacatattcacacgtatacattcttactttctttttctactAACCTACCACACATGTCTATAGCAACTTGACTCTCTTGTATTCTTCATCCCACCTCAATTTTTACTATCAAAACCAAAATCATTAGTATGCCAAGCAAAATCcctagtagcatttcatccatctttacattctaagttccaATTCTGttaaagttgattttgcctttcatccttaaataccatttgagcactggggcttgtgtaatcaacttacccccgcccctgaaattactggccttgtgcaaaaatttaaaaccaatatgttTCATTAGCTGAAGAATAGCATGCTTGTTGTATAAATCACATTTCATACTAAAGCAATACTTATTTCTTGCTTTGCCAGTGTTCTTCCATAGGTTGTATAAAAgacaattaaattttttaaaaattagtaaaattaatAGAGTGtctgacaaaataccttgtggtatttgaatGTCACTCcacattctgaattgaaatcctgCCCCAGGTACctcacctttcatctttccaatatcagtaaaataagttcTAGGATCAGTGTAGTTGATTATACCACAGAAAGCAGTGCATCTCATGGCAACAGGCCAATGAGTGAAACCATTAAAAAgatgtatttcatttctttatcatttatttttatgttctctttctatgtctatttgatataaacaaaatattaattttctttcaggAAAGGTCATGATGCTGGTGATCATCCCCCTATTACTCCAATGAAAGGGGCCAGTGAGAGTGAACTTGGTCATGATGCCTGGAAACTGTATGAATATATTGCACAACATTTTATTGCTACTGTAAGTATATAGACTGAGGttaatgttactttttttttttttttttttcacatattcatTTCCTTTAAGAAGGATTTGAgacattttttcttttgcaacaAGGCTTGATCTTGGGAAATATATCCATGTTTCATTTCGTAGCAAGACTACATTTTTAAACAgtaaaaatttgtatttatttttcatgctCTGTTGTTGTACATTTAGTTTAATTGTAGTCAGACTAACATCAATGTATAAATTAGCTCAGCTTATGTGAATTACGATACATTCACACAATGTGGCTCTGAGCTCTTTTACTAGGTTTCATAATGTTAGAGATAAATGACTTCTAATTGTGAGTTAAGgatatttgaaaataatcagTTCGTTCCTCATACGACCCTGTTGAGAATTTGAGGTGTATTCCCATGTTCCATTCTACATCAAGGCTACATGTGTTCTAAAGATGTAAATATACTTTTGTGAACCAAATTTATTCTAATTTCTTGCCATGTTGATATATTAGTAAAAAACTGTTTCAAGCATAGAAATCTTGAATTTGAGGGAGAAAATACTTGATTATATCAAGGTTTGTAGTCTTGCAGACTGCATGACAGCCTCTCTAgagctggtggcatgaaaaatggctgtaaagtggttggcattaggatggacatcctgccatagaaaccatgccaaagcagacactggaggaCAATGCAGTCTTTGGgttcatcagatcctgtcaaaccatccaacctatgccagcatggaatatggacattaaatgatgttgatcaACCTTGGGTTTGACTGgtgcattattttatcaaccccaggtAAAATTGATCTAGATTAGATATTAACTTACATTAGTAAATGATCAACTCATGTAGTTAGGAGATACCAAGACTTAGTTTTGTGTAGCATAGAAGATGTCAATACTTAGATTTTTGATTACATAGTTTTGTAAAAATATGCTGGAATGaaatatgttttgtaaattttttatagGTCTCTCCTGATTGTCGTTACATGCAAACAACCATTTATTTTGAGATTGGCCAAGAGAAGtttacctgtacaggtaatataCTCAGTGATCCTGGCTACACTGCAATTATGACATGGCAAGCTATTACAGATGACGAGGAACTGCCACCTTTTGTCAAAGGAGAAAATTACAATGTTTCAGAAGTAAGGACATTTTTGCAAGTATTCTCAGTTTTCTGTCcttgaataaatatgaaataaacagtCAATGGTGggttataagtgtgtgtattgtgttttcTATCCTTATCTCTTTGTGTATATTGCAGTTTGGCATGTTCTTGACCTTTCCTTTGTGTACATTCACCCTACTTGCCCTACTTTATGTGCTTAAGTTATCCTTCCAGTTCTGTGGCTGTATTTGTGGTGATTCACAAACCTGTATCATTGACAAACCTTATATCTTTTAAGGACTCTACATCTTTCATTGTGTTGTCTTTCTacgaatatattttcatgaatatttcTTGCAGTGCACTGAGGAAGATGTTGGGACTGACAGGGTCTCTTTACCTGAAAGATAGAATTTGATGTATAGATATGAGAGGGAAAACAGGAGTTAGAGACATACTTTGAGAACTAGCTAAAACAAAGTGAAGGTGGGTAGGTGATTTAGCTAGATGCAAggacaatatataaacataaagaatCCTGGAACAGTTTCCATGAGAGAGATTTGAGAAGGAAGAGGCAGACAGAAAAGAAGATAGGAGGATGACAAATTAATACATGAAAACAATGAAGGGAAGTACAAGACCGGTTTGGGAAAGAATCACAATAGAAATAAAGCGGTGGAAGTGAATTTGGGAGGGCAATGGACTATTATAGCCCAAGAGAAAAAGAACGTTTGTGTGCATGGATCTAAAACACTGGTAATGACTAAATAGGGTGGTACATTGTCTCTGCTCTACCTTCTGAACTGATTCAAAACATCAGTATCTGAGCAATATTCTTTACTGTAATTAAAAACTTGTCTCTCTTGTTCAAAATTAGGTATTCAGGTTGTGTTTTAGatttaattattgattaaaatatccaattgtttattatatattacatgtggactcggctatatatatatatatatatcatcatcatcatcatcatcatcatcatcatcgtttaacgtccgctttccatgctagcatgggttggacgatttgactgaggactggtgaaaccggatggcaacaccaggctcatacaagcatggaaggtgaacattaaacaatgatgatatagtAAAGTTGAGAATGATGTAAATACCAGGGTAATTTAACATTTATCGTTTGTACTAaacaattttacaaataaatactttttttccTCCCATTCAGGTCCGACTTGCTGAACGTCAGACTGGGCCTCCTGATTATCTGACAGAAAgcgagttgattacattgatggAGAAACATGGTATTGGTACTGATGCAAGTATTCCTGTTCACATCAATAACATATGTGAGCGGAATTACGTTCAAATTATATCGGGTCGTAAACTAAAACCAACTACATTGGGTATCGTTTTGGTGCATGGCTATCAAAAGGTAAAAGTCTATAAActaacattttcattcatttatatatagttatctatATTGTTGTAATATAACATCTGTTTTGTCACACTGGCATGGATCGGGTGTGTCTGTTCTACTTCATATTGTCACTCTTGATGTTCCTTTGTCATTCCATCTCTTAAGACTTAACATGCTTTAGATCCAATACCTTTacttcttcccatgtcttccCCTGCCACATTGCAGTTCTCTCTCCTGCAAACATCATCTCTCAGGCCACTTGTGCTTCATTTAAGAAGTCATCATATAAGAATCATCACAAAATAGTAGTCAGGATCTAGCCAATGTGTTATAGTTTTACAGTTTTGGCTAATAACACCTAGCTTCCCTCCATTTTGACAATGGATTCATCCTGATCTTACAGTGCAGC
The genomic region above belongs to Octopus bimaculoides isolate UCB-OBI-ISO-001 chromosome 2, ASM119413v2, whole genome shotgun sequence and contains:
- the LOC106871905 gene encoding DNA topoisomerase 3-beta-1 isoform X1 → MKTVFMVAEKPSLAASLAKILSNNSMTSRKGYNGACSVHEYRGKFQGEPAYFKFTSVCGHVMTLDFTGKYNNWDKVDPVELFIAPTVKKEASPNLHMPDFLKKEGKGSDYLVLWLDCDKEGENICFEVIDAVLPVMKRNSDKNIYRAHFSAITESDVKRAMNNLGTPNENEAMSVDARQELDLRVGCAFTRFQTKFFQGKYGNLDSTLVSYGPCQSPTLGFCVERHDKIQSFKPETYWIINVQVAHPDGKNVHVDWERYRVFDKEVVQMFLSMIKSADSARVYDVIKKEKTKSHPQALNTVEMLRIASSALGMSPHHTMQIAERLYTQGYISYPRTETTHYPANFDLVGTLRQQTNSSQWGSYVKDLLKQGIQKPRKGHDAGDHPPITPMKGASESELGHDAWKLYEYIAQHFIATVSPDCRYMQTTIYFEIGQEKFTCTGNILSDPGYTAIMTWQAITDDEELPPFVKGENYNVSEVRLAERQTGPPDYLTESELITLMEKHGIGTDASIPVHINNICERNYVQIISGRKLKPTTLGIVLVHGYQKIDADLVLPTMRSAVEQQLNLIALGKACFNVVLEHALEIFRLKFKYFVNNISGMDELFEVSFSPLASSGKPMSRCGKCRRYMKLIQAKPSRLHCSNCDDTYSLPQNGGIKLYQELKCPLDDYELVLWTTGTKGKSYPLCPYCYNNPPFKDMRKGSGCNECTHPTCQHAFSQNGVSECLECSQGILVLDQSSAPKWRMACNKCSLVINLLEGAHKVTLKDDDCEECGASIINVDYGKNKSPLPDNATDYTGCVFCDSTFKPLVEMHHAMAPRVRRTATRGGGAGRGKGRGRGRGKGKHKPKDKMAQLAAYFV
- the LOC106871905 gene encoding DNA topoisomerase 3-beta-1 isoform X2 — its product is MKVTAHLVELFIAPTVKKEASPNLHMPDFLKKEGKGSDYLVLWLDCDKEGENICFEVIDAVLPVMKRNSDKNIYRAHFSAITESDVKRAMNNLGTPNENEAMSVDARQELDLRVGCAFTRFQTKFFQGKYGNLDSTLVSYGPCQSPTLGFCVERHDKIQSFKPETYWIINVQVAHPDGKNVHVDWERYRVFDKEVVQMFLSMIKSADSARVYDVIKKEKTKSHPQALNTVEMLRIASSALGMSPHHTMQIAERLYTQGYISYPRTETTHYPANFDLVGTLRQQTNSSQWGSYVKDLLKQGIQKPRKGHDAGDHPPITPMKGASESELGHDAWKLYEYIAQHFIATVSPDCRYMQTTIYFEIGQEKFTCTGNILSDPGYTAIMTWQAITDDEELPPFVKGENYNVSEVRLAERQTGPPDYLTESELITLMEKHGIGTDASIPVHINNICERNYVQIISGRKLKPTTLGIVLVHGYQKIDADLVLPTMRSAVEQQLNLIALGKACFNVVLEHALEIFRLKFKYFVNNISGMDELFEVSFSPLASSGKPMSRCGKCRRYMKLIQAKPSRLHCSNCDDTYSLPQNGGIKLYQELKCPLDDYELVLWTTGTKGKSYPLCPYCYNNPPFKDMRKGSGCNECTHPTCQHAFSQNGVSECLECSQGILVLDQSSAPKWRMACNKCSLVINLLEGAHKVTLKDDDCEECGASIINVDYGKNKSPLPDNATDYTGCVFCDSTFKPLVEMHHAMAPRVRRTATRGGGAGRGKGRGRGRGKGKHKPKDKMAQLAAYFV